TATTTTCTTGTTTGGAGGTAAAGCCGATAAAGACCAGTTGGAGACATTAACAGTGTTTTCTGAGAACATAATAAATGTTGCTGGACAATATAATTTTAATGAAGAATTGGATTTGATTTCTAATTTGGACGTGATGATTAGTATGGATTCTGGTAACGCTCATTTAGCAGCTATGCTCGGTGTAAAAGTGATAACTATTTGGGGTGTTACGCATCCATATGCTGGTTTTGGAGCTTTTAATCAACCACCAGCGAATAATTTAGTACCGGATAGAACTCAATTTCCAAAATTACCAACCTCTATTTATGGTAACAAATACCCTGAAGATTATAAAACGGTAGCTGGGACTATTAGTCCAAAAGAAGTTGCAACTCTAGTAAAGTCAATTTTAAACTCATAAAAAAAGCCTCAATTTGCATTGAGGCTTCTTGATTTTAACTACTAATATAAAATTAATATTATCCCTTAAACTAACAAATTTCAGCGTTATAATCTGTTACAAATGTATAGGATTGTTTACTTGATTTATTACGTGGAGGTCTGTTTTGATTAGTTTTCGGTTAATAGTGAATATATCGGTTGAACCGCAATTTTTTATAATAGTGGTTATTCGTCATAAAGCGCAACATCTAATATCTTCAATATAGTGTTGAGATTGCTTTTTTTACATAAAAAAAAGCCTCAATTGCTTGAGGCTTTCTGATTGTAACTACTAATATAAAATTAATATTATCCCTTAAACTAACAAATTTTAGCGTTATAATCTGATACAAATTTATCAGAATGTCTGCTTATTCAATTTTATAAAGCTTTATTTTCATGATATTTCGATTAAAAACTTATAAAAGCGTCAAAATACACATTTAAGATTTATACATCATCATAATCCACAGTTAGAGTTTCTGTCGTAGGATGTGCTTGACAGGTTAATATTAAACCTTCTGCAACTTCAGCATCTGTTAATATGTTGTTTTGTCTCATAACGGCTTTACCGTCCACAACTCTAGCAATACAACTACTACATACGCCACCTTGACAAGAATAGGGTGCATCTAAGTCTTGTTTTAGTGCAGCTTCAAGTATGGTTTGTTTTTGCGACATGGTAAACGTTTCGGATTCGTCATCAACGGTTACCGTTATCTCTGTGTTTCCTTCGCTAGTCTCTACTGTTTCTGAAGTGGCTTGCGTAGAGGCCGTAAACAATTCAAAATGAATGTTGTCTTTAGAAATCTCATTTTCTATTAAAACATTTTTTACCGTATTAATCATGGCTTCCGGGCCGCAAAGGTAAAAGGAATCTATAGTAACGTGTTTGTATTTGTTTTTGACAATTAAATTAACTGTGCTTTTTTCGATACGTCCAAATAACGCATTGTCTTCTTGAGATTGGCTATATAAAAACTGAATATAAAAACGATCTACATATTTATGATGTAGTCCTACCAATTCTTCTAAAAAGATGGTGTCATTTAATGTTTTATTACCGTATACTAAGACAAAGTGACTTTTAGGTTCTTGTTCTAAAACTGTTTTTGCAATACTTAATATTGGCGTAATACCACTTCCGGCAGCAAATGCTGCAATGGTGCGTTCTTCTGTAGGTTTTGGTTCAAAAACAAAACGACCTTGAGGTTTTGCAACGTCTAAAGTGTCTCCAACTTTTAAACTGTTGTTTGCATAAGTACTAAAGGTTCCGTTTGGAACTGTTTTAACCGCAACGGTAAGTATTCCGCTTGACGGAGAAGAACATAATGAGTAATCACGTCTTACTTCTGCTGCATTGATTGTAGTTTTTAGTGTAATATATTGCCCAGCTTTAAACGCGTAGTCTTGTTTTATGTGGTCTGGTACATTAAAAGTCAAAGTAACACATTGGTCTGTTTGACGTGTGATATCTGAAATAGTTAGTGTATTAAATTGAGACATGGTTTTAATTTTTATGTAAAAATAATGAAGCTTTATCGTTTTGCCTGCTGTTTAGAAAAAAAATAATACCTAAGCTTACTATGCATAAGAAAATTATGTATGTTTGTAGTATGGCAAATTCAAAATTATATAAGGGTAGTCTGACCACTATTATTTTAAAGCTTTTAAATGAAAGTGAAAAAATGTACGGTTACGAAATGACGCAAAAAGTGAAAGAAATAACTAAAGGCGAACTTAATATTACCGAAGGTGCTTTGTATCCGGCGTTACATAAGTTAGAGGCCGAGGGGTTGTTGGACGTCGAAGTTAAAAAAGTAGATAACCGTTTGCGTAAATACTATAAACTTACAGAAAAAGGTAATATAGAAACGGTTAGTAAATTGGAAGAACTTAAGGATTATATCAAAACGATGGAAACCTTTATGAGTCCTAAATTTAGTTTGGATTAATATGACGTTAACCCCACCTCAAATAGAAAACCTTTACACTTTTACAAGACAACACTATGTAGAGTATTACGATTTGCAAACCGAGTTGGTAGATCACTTAGCTAATGATATAGAGTTTATTTGGCAAGCACAAACTAAGCTGTCTTTTGAAGAGGCTAGAGATAAAGCCTTCAAAAAATTTGGAGTATTTGGCTTTATGGAAGTCTTAGAACGTCGTCAAAAAGCAATGAATAAACGCTACTTTAAATACCTATGGACAGAACTTAAGCAATGGTTTACGTTTCCTGAGCTAATAACAACTATGGCTTTATTTTTTGCTATTTATTTAGGGTTGTCTACAATTTTTGCAAAATCCCTTTTAATTGGTCTCTTTGTAATAATATGTGTTTTTGCAATCTATAAAAGCATACAGCTAAAACAGCAATTTAAACAACGGAAAGCGCTATCCAATAAAAAATGGATGCTAGAAGACATCATATTTAAACAAGCGGGTGGTTCTGCTATGTTATTATTATCACAATTGCCACAGTGGTATAATTTTTCAGGTAATATTTTTGATAATCTGTACATTGTTTTTTCTGTCTCTATTTTCTCTACACTGTTTTGTCTTTGGATGTATATTAGTTTTGAGATTATACCAAACAAAGCAGAAAAGCTTCTAAATGAAACCTATCCAGAATTTTGTTTGTAACATTTTTAAACATTTGTATACTTATCTATTAAACCAAACATTAGCCACTATGATTAGTAAATTTTTAAGTCTAGAATGGAAATCTTTTATACGGTCTTCCAACTTTGGTAAAGGCCTAGCTATAAAAATCTTGATGGGGTTTTTTGCTTTATATTTTATTGTTGTCTTTTTAGCGTTAGGATTTGGATTGTATCCAATATTAAAAAAAACATTCCCGAATCAAGATCCTTTTATTATCGTTAATACCTTTTTGTTTTTCTGGTTTTTAGGAGATTTAATGTTACGTTTCTTTTTACAAAAATTGCCAGTAATGAGTGTAAAGCCCTTATTGACCATTCCAATAAAAAGAAGTACAGTAGTCCATTTTGTGTTAGGTAAGTCTGCCGTTTCATTTTTTAATTTTTTACCACTTTTTGCAATCGTACCGTTTAGTCTTGTTTTAATATTTAAAGAGTATGATACCTCCGTCGTTTTAACTTGGTTGGTTGCAATGCTATTATTGACATTAATTAATAATTTTTTAAATTTTATTATTGAAAGTTTTTCGGCTGAAACTGAATTGTCTTTTCTTCCAATAATACTTTTTTCAGGTGCATTATTTGGATTAAACTACTTTAATATTGTTGATTTTTCTGGATTATTATCATATGCAATGTTGGCAATTACTGCTAATCCATTATTTTTATTAGTGCTACTCGCTATTCTTTTAGGTTTATATGTGTTTAATCATAAAATACTAATCAAAAAATTATACTTAGATAATTCGCTTAAAACAAAAATAAAAGAGGTCACGACTTCAGACCTAGGTTGGACTAAACGTTTTGGGGATAGCGCTCCTTTTATGCAGTTAGATTTAAAACTAATCTGGCGTAATAAACGTCCAAGATCTGCAGTGTTTATTTTGGTATTAGGATTATTATACGGCTTGTTTTTTTACCCTAATCCTGCGTATAATGATACGCCAATTATGTTTGGTTTTGTAGGCGTATTTGTGACAGGTATTTTCTTAATTAATTTTGGGCAATTTATCCCGGCTTGGGATAGTGGGTATTATAAAATGCTTATGAGTCAAAATATCAAGTATGAGCAGTATTTAAAATCAAAATACACGTTAATGATGTTAAGTGTTATTATCATGTTTGTGTTAAGTATTCCTTATGTGTATTTTGGATGGAAAATCTTAGTCGCACATTTTGCAGCAGCCATTTATAATATAGGTGTTAATACTTATGTGATTATGCTTGGAGGGTCTTTTAATCGAAAAAAAATAGATTTAAACCAACGGGCAGCTTTTAACTATCAAGGGACAGGAGCAGTGCAATGGATTATCGGTATTCCGTTGTTATTAATTCCGCTGGCTATTTTTGGATCATTAACTTATTTTGTTGGTTTTTATGCTGGTATTTCTGCACTAATAGCTTTGGGGTTAATAGGTATTATATTTCATCAGAAAACAATGCGTTTTATAACCAAAAAGTACTTAGCCTCTAAATATGAGATGGTCAAAGCTTTTAATGAAGACAATTAATCAATTCAATTAACCTTTACAACTACTACATCATGATAACAACAACAAATCTTTCAAAAAAATATAACGGAAAAGAAGTCTTAAATATTTCTAGTTTAGATATTCCTAAAGGCCAAAGTTTTGGACTTGTGGGTAATAATGGAGCAGGTAAAACAACTTATTTCAGTTTACTTTTAGATTTAATAAAACCTACAACAGGAACTATTGATAATAATGGGGTTGTAGTCAACCAAAGTGAAGATTGGAAACCCTTTACGTCTTCATTTATTGATGAAAGTTTTTTAATTGGTTACTTAACGGCAGAAGAATATTTTTACTTTATAGGCGAACTACGTGGGCAGAATAAACAAGATGTTGATAATCTTGTGTCTCAGTTTGAGGATTTTTTTCATGGTGAAATTCTAGGTCAGAAAAAATACCTACGCGATTTAAGTAAAGGAAATCAGAAAAAAGCAGGGATTGTTGCCGCACTTATCGGAAATCCAGAAGTGATCATTTTAGACGAACCTTTTGCAAATCTTGATCCAACTACACAAATTAGACTAAAAGAAATTATTAAAGATTTAGCTTTGACAAAAGGCGTTACGGTGTTAGTTTCTAGTCATGATTTAATGCATGTTACGGATGTCTGCGAACGTATTGTTGTTTTAGAAAAAGGACATGTCGTAAAAGATATCGAAACTAGCGAGGCAACTTTAAATGAGTTGGAAGCTCACTTTTCAGGAACGGTAGACATGGCTTAAAAAACAAGTTTAATCTCATTTTTTAGAAAAAAGTAAAAAAGATGCTTATTTTTACGGAGTTGACAGTATCTGTAAATACTATTTACTGCAATATTTAGTTATGTATTACACAAAATACAACCGCATTGAAGATAGCATTTAAAATTTGTATAGTTTCTGGATTAACCTTAGCAACAATCACTAGTTGCTCAAGAAAAAAAAACAGTTTTATAAATCGTAATTTTCATGCAGTTACTGCAGAGTATAATGCTTTATTTAATGGGTACGAAGCCTTAAAACAAGGACAAAACAATTTAAATACCGGTTATAAAGACAACTATTGGGATATTTTACCAATAGAACGTATGCAAGTTAGTGACGAGATTGTATTACCTGGTCAATCTAAAAATGAAGACTTTACAAAAGCAGAAGAAAAAGCGGTAAAAGCCATCCAAAAACATGGGATGAATATTAAGGGTAAAGAGTATAATCCTCAAATTGATGAAGCGTATTTATTGTTAGGTGAGGCGAGGTATTTTGACCAACGTTTTGTACCAGCATTAGAAGCCTTTAATTATATTCTTTATAAGTACCCAGCATCCGATAAAATAAACACAGCAAAGGTTTGGAGAGAAAAAACTAACATGCGTTTAGAAAATGACGAGTTGGCTATTGTAAATCTTAAACGTCTTATTAAACAAGAAGCGTTGGAAGGGCAAGAATTATCTGATGCAACCTCTATTTTAGCGCAGGCTTATATAAATACAAAATCTCTAGATAGTGCTTTGATGCAAATTAAAATCGCATCAAAAGCAACTAAAAATAATGACGAAAAAGGACGCTTCAACTTTATAAAAGGGCAATTGTATAATGTCTTGACTTTTAAAGACAGTGCAAATTTGGCATTTGATGAGGTTATAGATTTAAACCGAAAAACACCGCGTCGTTATCTAATGGCCGCTCAGATAGAAAAAGCTAAAAACTTTGACTACGATACAGGTGATAAAATTGCGTTTTTAAAGCATCTGACTAAATTAGAAGAAAACAGAGAAAATCGTCCATACTTGGATAAAATCTATCATCAAATAGGTGACTTCCATTTAGCAAATCAATCAGATTCCTTAGCGGTCGCTTATTACAATAAATCTTTAAGAGAAAAGTCTCAGGACAAAATTTTAGTTTCTAAAAACTATGAGACTTTAGGAGATTTCTATTTTGATAGAAACAACTATAAGTTTGCGGGTGCCTATTATGATAGTACAATGACCAATATGGTCGAAAATAGTAAACCTTTCCGAACACTTAAACGTAAACGCGAAAACTTAGATGATGTTATTTATTATGAAGGTTTAGCTGAAACGAATGATAGTATTCTTAAAATAGTTAAAATGCCGGAAGCAGCGCGTTTAGCCTATTTTACGGAATACACTAATACGCTTAAACAAAAATTAGAAGCAGAAAAAGAACGGTTAGAAATTGAAGAACGTAAAAGCGAATTTGCAGTAACTAATAGTTTAATCGATAATGCTAATTCGCCAAGAGGCGGACTGCCAGGAGCGGGATCTACGTTCTATTTTTATAATCCTACGACAGTGGCTTATGGAAAGAATGAATTTTCGCGTATTTGGGGAGATCGTAAAAACGAAGATAATTGGAGGTGGTCATCTGCTAGATCAGGTGGTTTTTCGGAAGAACAATCTAATTTAGAATTAGCAATAGCAGATGGCGAAGAGAGCGAATTGTTAAGTCCGGACTATTATTTAGCTTTAATTCCTTCAGCAGAAAAAGAATTAGACAGTATTAAAAAAGAACGTAATTATGCATACTATCAATTGGGTTTGATTTATAAAGAAAAATTTAAAGAATATAAGCTGTCTAAAAGTAAGTTTTTAAACTTATTAGAAAGTGATCCAGAAGAAAAACTAATTCTACCTTCTAATTATAATTTGTATAAAATTTACGAGATATTAGGTTTAAATGATGAGGCCCTAATTACCAAAAACAGTATTATTAGTAATTACCCAGAGTCAAGATATGCTGATATTTTATTACATCCCGAATTAGCAGCAACTAGAGATGAAAATAGTCCAGAAAGTTTATATGAAGCCACTTATAAGTTATTAGAAACGCAAGATTTTCAGGAAGTCATTGTAAAATCTAAAGACTATATGACCTTTTTTGATGGAGACGCTATGGTGCCAAAATTTGCATTACTAAAAGCGACTGCTAATGGAAGGTTAAACGGGTACCAAGCATATATAGATGGTCTTAATGATGTTGCTCTAGCGTTTGCTAATACGCCGGAGGCTATTCAAGCAGAGACTATCGTAGGTAGTTTAAAATCGGTTAGTGATAAAACATTTAAACCGGATACAACGTCTAGAAGCTTTAAAGTCGTGTTTGAGTTTAATACAAACGAAAAAGAAGCGCTTGCTGATTTTAGAAAAATATTAGACGAAGTAACACCAAAAGTGACCTATTATAATATGTCAACCTCTGTAGATGTTTTTAGTCCGGAGACGATATTTCTTGTAGTACATGGCTTAAGAAGCATACAAGGTGCAGAAGCTTTTTCGGATATCTTAAAAGAAGAAGATAGACCTAAAATAAATAGACCTTATTTTGGAATATCGTCTGACAATTATAAGACGCTTCAAATACATAAAAATATAAACGAATACTTAGCAAATAAATAATGTCCCTTAAAATGAAAAATAAGAATCAAGATCAATTTTCTATTCAGAATATTATAGCAAAAGGCACTAAATTAGTAGGTGATTTTTTTAGTGATGGTGACATCCGTGTCGACGGAGTAATAGAGGGTAATATAGAAACATCCGGTAAAGTCGTGGTCGGTAAAGATGGCGAAATAATTGGAAAATTAAAATGTAGTAATGCTTATTTTGAAGGTAAACTTTCGGGAACTATAGAGTTGTCTGAAACGCTAACTTTAAAATCTACAGCACATATTGAAGGGGAGGTAGTGACTCAAAAACTGGCAGTAGAGCCTGGAGCAACTTTTAATGTGTCTTGCGTTATGCAGACTCCTGTGAAAGATTTAAATAATGGCTCGAAAACCCAAAAAACAGCATAATCCTTTTATAAGGTTTACTTCAATAGCTTTGCAAATGGGTTTAACCATTTGGTTAGGAAGTGTATTGGGGAATTGGTTAGATAATATTTATGGTAATAGCAACCAATTTTATTTTAAAATAATA
This portion of the Olleya sp. Bg11-27 genome encodes:
- a CDS encoding ferredoxin--NADP reductase, coding for MSQFNTLTISDITRQTDQCVTLTFNVPDHIKQDYAFKAGQYITLKTTINAAEVRRDYSLCSSPSSGILTVAVKTVPNGTFSTYANNSLKVGDTLDVAKPQGRFVFEPKPTEERTIAAFAAGSGITPILSIAKTVLEQEPKSHFVLVYGNKTLNDTIFLEELVGLHHKYVDRFYIQFLYSQSQEDNALFGRIEKSTVNLIVKNKYKHVTIDSFYLCGPEAMINTVKNVLIENEISKDNIHFELFTASTQATSETVETSEGNTEITVTVDDESETFTMSQKQTILEAALKQDLDAPYSCQGGVCSSCIARVVDGKAVMRQNNILTDAEVAEGLILTCQAHPTTETLTVDYDDV
- a CDS encoding PadR family transcriptional regulator, yielding MANSKLYKGSLTTIILKLLNESEKMYGYEMTQKVKEITKGELNITEGALYPALHKLEAEGLLDVEVKKVDNRLRKYYKLTEKGNIETVSKLEELKDYIKTMETFMSPKFSLD
- a CDS encoding DUF5687 family protein; this encodes MISKFLSLEWKSFIRSSNFGKGLAIKILMGFFALYFIVVFLALGFGLYPILKKTFPNQDPFIIVNTFLFFWFLGDLMLRFFLQKLPVMSVKPLLTIPIKRSTVVHFVLGKSAVSFFNFLPLFAIVPFSLVLIFKEYDTSVVLTWLVAMLLLTLINNFLNFIIESFSAETELSFLPIILFSGALFGLNYFNIVDFSGLLSYAMLAITANPLFLLVLLAILLGLYVFNHKILIKKLYLDNSLKTKIKEVTTSDLGWTKRFGDSAPFMQLDLKLIWRNKRPRSAVFILVLGLLYGLFFYPNPAYNDTPIMFGFVGVFVTGIFLINFGQFIPAWDSGYYKMLMSQNIKYEQYLKSKYTLMMLSVIIMFVLSIPYVYFGWKILVAHFAAAIYNIGVNTYVIMLGGSFNRKKIDLNQRAAFNYQGTGAVQWIIGIPLLLIPLAIFGSLTYFVGFYAGISALIALGLIGIIFHQKTMRFITKKYLASKYEMVKAFNEDN
- a CDS encoding ABC transporter ATP-binding protein, which codes for MITTTNLSKKYNGKEVLNISSLDIPKGQSFGLVGNNGAGKTTYFSLLLDLIKPTTGTIDNNGVVVNQSEDWKPFTSSFIDESFLIGYLTAEEYFYFIGELRGQNKQDVDNLVSQFEDFFHGEILGQKKYLRDLSKGNQKKAGIVAALIGNPEVIILDEPFANLDPTTQIRLKEIIKDLALTKGVTVLVSSHDLMHVTDVCERIVVLEKGHVVKDIETSEATLNELEAHFSGTVDMA
- a CDS encoding tetratricopeptide repeat protein, yielding MKIAFKICIVSGLTLATITSCSRKKNSFINRNFHAVTAEYNALFNGYEALKQGQNNLNTGYKDNYWDILPIERMQVSDEIVLPGQSKNEDFTKAEEKAVKAIQKHGMNIKGKEYNPQIDEAYLLLGEARYFDQRFVPALEAFNYILYKYPASDKINTAKVWREKTNMRLENDELAIVNLKRLIKQEALEGQELSDATSILAQAYINTKSLDSALMQIKIASKATKNNDEKGRFNFIKGQLYNVLTFKDSANLAFDEVIDLNRKTPRRYLMAAQIEKAKNFDYDTGDKIAFLKHLTKLEENRENRPYLDKIYHQIGDFHLANQSDSLAVAYYNKSLREKSQDKILVSKNYETLGDFYFDRNNYKFAGAYYDSTMTNMVENSKPFRTLKRKRENLDDVIYYEGLAETNDSILKIVKMPEAARLAYFTEYTNTLKQKLEAEKERLEIEERKSEFAVTNSLIDNANSPRGGLPGAGSTFYFYNPTTVAYGKNEFSRIWGDRKNEDNWRWSSARSGGFSEEQSNLELAIADGEESELLSPDYYLALIPSAEKELDSIKKERNYAYYQLGLIYKEKFKEYKLSKSKFLNLLESDPEEKLILPSNYNLYKIYEILGLNDEALITKNSIISNYPESRYADILLHPELAATRDENSPESLYEATYKLLETQDFQEVIVKSKDYMTFFDGDAMVPKFALLKATANGRLNGYQAYIDGLNDVALAFANTPEAIQAETIVGSLKSVSDKTFKPDTTSRSFKVVFEFNTNEKEALADFRKILDEVTPKVTYYNMSTSVDVFSPETIFLVVHGLRSIQGAEAFSDILKEEDRPKINRPYFGISSDNYKTLQIHKNINEYLANK
- a CDS encoding polymer-forming cytoskeletal protein, with the translated sequence MKNKNQDQFSIQNIIAKGTKLVGDFFSDGDIRVDGVIEGNIETSGKVVVGKDGEIIGKLKCSNAYFEGKLSGTIELSETLTLKSTAHIEGEVVTQKLAVEPGATFNVSCVMQTPVKDLNNGSKTQKTA
- a CDS encoding AtpZ/AtpI family protein is translated as MARKPKKQHNPFIRFTSIALQMGLTIWLGSVLGNWLDNIYGNSNQFYFKIITLIAVFIAMYSVIKQVVKITNDQNSKNE